The genome window AGTCTGGCCGGGCCCTGCTCCGATGCAGCCCTGAGAACGAAAAAGCGCCGGTGCATAGATTTCTGCTTGCGGAGATAACCGCTCTTCCGAACGTCCTCGTAGCTCTGCTGCTCCATCGCCGCCTGGTTCTCCATTGCTGCGCGTTTTGCTTGTTTATTCCCACCAATGCCTATCTTACCAGAATCAGTGGCGTGCTTCACATTCGTTCATGATACCAGCAATTCCCTTTCTCTCATCATGCAATCACAGTCCCTCGAGGAGAGCCAAAATAGGCGATGTGTGTTGTTTTCCTCTCGGTCCAGCTTGTGTGGATGTGGTGTGCACCCGGGTTCCACTGACAGGCGTGCACATGCGGCATGCGACGTCTACACTAGCATGCTGGTGTATATCATTGCAAGCTTACCAGAATTGTTTACTGTACAGACTCTACCCCGCATACTCAGATGCCCCCCTCTGCCCACCTCTATAGAACTGACGAACCCATTAATATAATATGGAGTACATGGTGTCAACATGCGTGGAGACGCAGACTGCATTGCTTTCGGTGTTGTCTGGAGGAATCGTCAGATGTGAGTTAGCATCCTCTTGgttgaataaatacagatttgtattcattaaatTGTCTGTTTTTTGGGATTTGTATTTTGTCATTGAACAGAGCAGTATGCCAAATTATGCTTTTTAaggatattttttttattttatatacaaaaacaaatacaattctgttttcgcagactataattttttttattattaaatgcgGAATCCCCTTCTCGGTCATTGGTAAATCTCCTGCGCTAATGCATCCATCAAAGTGTGCCATTTGCGACATCTGTTGGTCGTCTGTTGCAAATGTTAGAAATAAAGGGGTGGTTTCGACTTAATATCCGAGGTGTCCAAACTAAAAACAGCTTGCACtgtaatatcttaaaatacCAATTTGTCTCATAATGAACACTTAAAATTTCTTAAAGGGGTCCCAATTTAACtcgcctagtcctggtttaatcTAATCCCTGTTCGGGAAACTGCCCCTGAATGTATTTTTGACAGTTCCTacctgtataaataaatatagtaattaagaaaatatatttagtaaaaAGGAAAAccaaaatgaattattttaaaacaaattgtgatttttggttTCTTGTGATTGAACATTTATACCCTGATCAGAGGCTTGGGCAATGGATGACGTGATTACAAGGATGGTGATACTTATCttttaattaatacaaatattataaaaaataaatacagtcttTAAAACCTAATTAACTAAAATAtcgtttaaacaaaacacattttctgtattttttcaacCATTGACCCTAGGACAACTATGTTGTATACGGGGgttttataatgtatattgtaaaaatataggTGTCCATGGGAAATGTTCACAATAGAGTTGCGAATGGATATGGATGTTTTCCGAAATGCTGTTAAGTTTTAAAAGGCTTTAGTTTAGGGCTTAGCTAAACCAGGAAGTTAGTAAACTATTCGTGTAGTTTTAACTAAATTTAACCAAGGGAATGGTTTAGTTGGCCAACTTCTAAGCGAGTCGATGCTTTGGCGTGAGAGTACAGCCAGCAGAACAGCAGATCTCCTGGGTTCCCGGAAtcctaacaaaaaaatacaaaacggACAGAATACCCTCTACAAAAATGGAGGTGCAATGCAACCCCGCTCTGATCACTGAGGTATCGTTGTCGTTTCGAGATGAACTGACATCAACCCTACAAAACGCGCTCGGTGTTGCTGTGGATATCGCAGTTGTTGAAATCTCCAAACTCCTCGACAGAGCGCTCAGGGACGTTCAGGAGAAGATTCAAGAAGCTCTACGAGACAACCATGCGCTCAAATATAGGCTAGAAACAGCCGAGATCCAACTGTCTACTGTGCGAGCGCGTCTGGATCAACAACCACAGGGTCTTGAAGATTTTACAAACGGTAATACCAGCCAGCCAGCGAAATATTTACCCAGGGCTGAGCGGGGGCATCGACCGTTTAAAACCCTTCATGTCGTGCGTTCGAGCCCAATAACGTTGCATGAAACTGAACTCGGTCTGGACTCTGAACACAATTACGAGGTATGTGGATCAAAGGAAACACGTTTATTAAAGAAAGAATCAGACTGTGCGATCACACATGGAGGTTTGGGAGCACAGACGttaaactcaaacacacaagaaGACAGCACCCAACATAGATTAGATGAGACAACTGGTAAGTTACGCAAAGTTGTGGTTTCCAAAAGCTTTACAAGTAGttcacataaaatgtatttgcagACATTCGTTGccgttgggttataaatgaacATGTGGTTAGTAGTTGTTTTCGTTACCCATGTAACAGGTATGTTCtgatgctggtttaagctggtcatgtgctggttcttagctggtcatgtgctggtccatagctggtttcGAAACATACCTAATCCATCATATACggttgtttttttcaacagagcATTGGTTAAAACTAGGGATGTGTGCCACGACTAATTTGACAAGTTTTGTAACCGTATGTTGACTAATGTTAGTCTAGATCGTCGGTCAAAAACTTTGCGTAGGGCCTATGTAATGGATTTTAAAGACAGCTGCAACTGTTCATATCCAATATTTAATGTAGCTAAACAGCATTTGTGTCGTACTTCCCTTACGTTTTAATCATTAATATTCCTGCATTTGCTGATGCGCCAAACCCTGACTAGTTTTATCGGCTACAAGTAGTGAAGCGATGAGTATTTGTTGGCTTTGGCTGGACTTAAAATATGTAGCCTACAACCTCATGAAATCCATCTTTTCTCCTTTAAGTCTGTTTTTCAGACTCtaaaagatcaacaaaattTTAGGAATCAAACTAAATTTTAGTGTGTCTATTACACTGAGAACATGAAATCTAAAATGCTTAACAATTcattaaaagcttaaaaactaATGTTTAACTATCcgtttatttaaatgatgttgaatgaaaaaacattgtCGTAATTATGTATAGGCCTATGGCTAATCAACAAACAAGATAGCCTAtactatgtttttattatttgagaAGCAAAGCAATGTGTGTAAACAAAAAAGCGAATAGAAAGCAATGGACAAAAAGGTCAGAAAAAGTGACTATgatgttaaaattattttacgtTCTTGTTTAGGAATTGCCAGCATTATGCTCGGATGAAAGTCGGCTCAATGTTTGTGACAATAACTCCGTCTGAGGAATCTGCAAGGGCACACAGGTTACAGTGAAAACGATCAGGTTTATTCAAGCGctttttttgtgataaacatTATACTTAAGTTCATTTCAAAGTTCTGTGAATCTAAAAGCAGAGACATTCTCATCTCCGTTTTATTGAGTGTGCTCAAGATGCATTTAcacttatgcatttggcagacgcttttatccaaagcgacttacattttattatcctatacatttatacataggtatgtgcaatcccctgggatcgaaaccacaaccttgcgttgttaacacaatgctcttaccactgagctacattcACTGCATGAACACCTCATTCTGCCATCAAATAACGTCAATCCGCCTTGCATGCGTTTTgaataatgaaatattgatatttcTTATCAAGTAATTGTTAACATAAATGTAGCTTTAGATCATAAACTACTTTTTCGTAATCTACTGTTTTATGCCGGCATTCCGCCCTTCCGTCCGCATACAGTACAGTTACGTGTGGCTccagtaaaattataatgatgCCAATTTGATATGACGTAGTTTACCTGTTTTCCTCCTTCAAAACACCCTCGAAACTCGTCTTTCAAGTGGTCATTTCTGAGCGTGCTGCAATTGGCACGAAGGAAACGCATGCTACAATTGATACACTTTTAAAgactattaataattatttttcaaacatattgttttagTATGTACTTGAAAAGGTTTTTATACGAAATactaaaatgaaagtcatttaaattttaacattttgacttttgtCTCGCACAtccctttttaaaacaaaacagttaaggttcatttataacccaacggtTGATTTTGACCATATTTTACCCAGCAGTggattaaaacaacccaatatGTTTTAGAATGTGGGTTGTTATGAGTCATACTGTCTCAGTGCTGGTACCTCTATAAACTATATGACTGCGTTCAAATTACATCTGCTTTCGATTTTACATTACCTTTCACAATATTTCAACTGTGTGTGGTTTTGACACGTCGGATAAACATACTGAGTGactgttttgtaaatttcataCTCCCTTTTTTTTTTAGACAAGAATGAAGTATATCCAAAAATGTTGGATTCCAGCATGTCCAAAGATTTCCAGGCCTTTCCTGGGACAAGTACAGGTGAGCTCACTGATTGTCCATCCTTCGAAGTGGCTGTAAAGATGGAGAAAGAAGAAGGCTATGGTGACTCAATCCCTGTGTCTGTCCCCGGAGAGGAGGAGCCTAACTCTGACAGCCTCTCTCTGGCTCAGTCTCAATTGCTTCAAGACTGGAGACCTCAGCCATTGTATCTAGAGGACTGCCAGTCAAACCAGCCCTGCCAGTCCACCAGCCTTCCTCTGGGTAAGACTGAAATATCATTACATATATTGCATCTGAGTGCTTAGATACTGATGTCCCAACATATGTCCCAATTACATTCATTAGCAGGAGATTAAGATATTTACCTGTTTTTTCTGTCACACAGACCAAGATTTTTTGTCATCCTCGACCACAAGCCAACATGGTCACGTCCCTAAACGCCGCAGGAACCCCGAAAGCCGTCAATATCCATCAGACCGAGGCTTGTATCATTGTGGCTTATGCGGTCGAGGTTTCAACCGTAAGCACCATCTTAAAATCCACCAGAGGATCCATACAGGAGAGAGACCGTACGCCTGTTCTGTCTGCAGTGCGCGTTTCCGTCACGCGTTGACACTCACACGCCACTTCCGCATCCACACAGGTGAAAAACCTTATGCTTGTGGACAGTGTGGAAAAACTTTTAGAAACGGTGGTGGACTAAAGTTCCATCAGTGTTCTATCACAACATCTGTATGAATCCAGTATTGCTACTGTTAGTTTAGGTTGCAGGCCCAATCTAATGTTCAGTAACCCCAGGAGCTGTAGGGGTACCAAGATGATCTTCCTGCTTTCACCAGAAGTTTCTCTAATGGCGTTTTGAGATAGTTTGTGCAACTTAAGGTTGCTTTGGTATGAAACAAATCTGCCAAATACGTGCCCATTTTACCGTAATGCCTTTCATTTGTCAAGTGCCTGACAGCAAGACTCTCAACAGGACTCTGTTGTTAAAgcttttagatatttaaaatgaactgtaaacTCAAAAGATTTACTGTAACACAGCTCAAAAAACGTCCTGCTTTTATTTACActaaatgtttgtaaatatttgtttttacataaaatggtTGATTTAAGGATCAGATTCATATTAAGATATAAACTAAACTGATTTCACAGACAATTAAGAAGCAGATATTGAATTTCTGTTAAAAGTCAGTCAGTATCTACTTTAACCatctgttttaaagggatagttcacccggaaatgaaaattctgtcatactTTACTCgcactcaagttgttccaacccTGTACAAATTAATtagttctgctaaacacaaaggaagatactCAACTctattttattgatatatacatatatacctAAACCGTTCAAATGTTGTCGTCAATGCCAATACATTCCTTTAGTGATTTAAATCAATCAATTAATTTATTCTGGAGTGACAGATCTGGCGATAAATACAATATGCAACCCAAGAATGTTCAGGATGTTAGTATAAATCTTTGTCTTTGTGCTCTTGGCTTTTTGCAAGTGAGTGACCAGTACTTCTCCACATCATTACAACAGTCATCTTGTAAGCAGATGAAACAGAAGCGGTGTTTGCATGAGTGGCACCTCACAAACTTACACCCAGATACATGAATAATTAAACTGCGACACTTGGGACAGGCTCGGAACTCAGGGCATTCAAACACCTTACTCTTTGGGTCTGACACCAGTCCACAGGTTAGTAGGGTAGATACCAGTGGGCACATGTTGTTTGTACAGGTAGCAGAATCAGTAGTGCATGGGTAGAGGCAGGAGCCACACAGGAATGGAGCGGTAGGGCATTGAGTACACTGAAGCAATTCACTAGTATGGCAGAGTTTCAGTGAGGAGAAACAAACTGGACACTGTGGTAAAAAGTAAGACAGATGGCCATTCATAAACTCAACTTGTTGATTCATAGGTACAAAGACAACCAAATGACAATGGGCTGTGTTCACTGTGTTTTGGGGATCTGGCTGTGTGCTATCTTTCAGAGATCCAGCTGTATTCATTATTATATCCATTATTGTCTGTGAGaatattaacaatgtttttagaCCAGATTACCACACAATGACCATTCTAATTAGTTTAGTCTAGTGACTAAACCTacaaaagcattacaaaatcacattacaatatctttattgttaaga of Triplophysa dalaica isolate WHDGS20190420 chromosome 4, ASM1584641v1, whole genome shotgun sequence contains these proteins:
- the LOC130419233 gene encoding uncharacterized protein LOC130419233: MDQMKPSKNRKCEEKTTSLKTQVESQIWRNRLRQTVRKYYGSGKTTMGAGNSNDLTHFPSQEGNALSKCPVCFSSLKLCHTSELLQCTQCPTAPFLCGSCLYPCTTDSATCTNNMCPLVSTLLTCGLVSDPKSKVFECPEFRACPKCRSLIIHVSGCKFVRCHSCKHRFCFICLQDDCCNDVEKYWSLTCKKPRAQRQRFILTS